The genomic region ACTCGCTCTGGCCCATGCCTTTCGGTACGGCCTGTTGCGGCATCGAGTTCATGGCTGTCTTGGCCGCTCGCACAGACATATCCCGCTTCGGTGCCGAAGCTATCCGATTTTCGCCGCGCCAGTCAGATCTACTCATCGTTGCGGGAAGAATATCCATCAAGATGATGCCCGTTCTCATCCGCATTTACGAACAAATGCCGGAACCGAAGTGGGTGGTCTCCATGGGAGCCTGTGCATCAACGGGAGGTGTTTTCGACACATACAGCGTCATCCAGGGAGTCGATCAGTTCATTCCTGTTGATGTCTACGTCCCGGGCTGTCCCCCCCGCCCCGAAGGCGTTGTTGAAAGTCTGTTGAAAATCCAGGAACTGGTGGAGAAGGAAAAATTT from Candidatus Neomarinimicrobiota bacterium harbors:
- a CDS encoding NADH-quinone oxidoreductase subunit B, which gives rise to MIKDDIKSNILTTTIESAVNWGRKNSLWPMPFGTACCGIEFMAVLAARTDISRFGAEAIRFSPRQSDLLIVAGRISIKMMPVLIRIYEQMPEPKWVVSMGACASTGGVFDTYSVIQGVDQFIPVDVYVPGCPPRPEGVVESLLKIQELVEKEKFSDYAVSDSK